A genomic stretch from Aminobacter aminovorans includes:
- a CDS encoding histidine kinase dimerization/phospho-acceptor domain-containing protein — MPLVVAIVCASLLAVPIATTLALQIGTNRLVNETETSLIKQAAIYAGAYVVAFEAESPEAGGALPGYYLPPPKRIFWSAASRTFRPLLNLRQDVVEPVRPDPVPTAERLDPRYLRIAPGLSALADNASRTTLSTVVFLDHQGIDMLARQPASFAAVPEVRQALQGDVGAALRWRSDAGTRFRLAALGGGTGFRVLIAYPVISQNRVIGAVYLSRTAPGLTEYFAGERIAVIVLVVVTLLSAAVVGTLLVRTMLRPIRALRDQSRMVASGGHSELAPLNHYGMREIAELGEAVITMAGALSRRSKEISIYTNHVTHELKSPVTSIMGAAELLEDGHLSDDAQQRLIGTIKTQGERMDLLLHQLRDMTRSREGMRGEPGQARDMLPEIAGLDISLAPPDVVLPLSVAHGQTVLAHMAQNARHHRATRLDLDWDGRTLRLSDNGEGFADIDLGRLPEPFFTTRREDGGTGLGLAIVVAILDLYGARLTPVAAPGGAVFEIVFD, encoded by the coding sequence ATGCCGCTGGTTGTGGCGATCGTCTGTGCAAGCCTGCTTGCGGTGCCGATCGCAACGACGCTGGCGTTGCAGATCGGAACGAACCGGCTTGTCAACGAGACGGAGACTTCGCTGATCAAGCAAGCGGCGATCTATGCCGGTGCCTATGTCGTTGCCTTTGAGGCCGAGTCGCCCGAAGCAGGAGGGGCCTTGCCTGGATACTATCTGCCACCGCCCAAGCGCATATTCTGGAGCGCTGCCTCACGAACCTTTCGCCCGCTCCTGAACCTTCGCCAGGATGTTGTCGAGCCTGTCCGCCCCGACCCCGTGCCCACCGCGGAGCGACTCGACCCGCGATATCTAAGGATTGCGCCGGGGCTGAGCGCCCTGGCAGACAATGCCAGCCGTACGACGCTTTCGACTGTCGTTTTCCTGGACCATCAAGGGATAGACATGCTCGCCCGCCAGCCGGCGAGTTTTGCCGCGGTGCCGGAGGTTCGGCAGGCGCTGCAAGGCGATGTCGGAGCTGCACTGCGCTGGCGGAGTGACGCGGGCACGCGGTTTCGGTTGGCAGCGTTGGGCGGAGGAACAGGTTTCCGGGTGCTGATTGCCTATCCTGTCATCAGCCAGAACCGGGTTATCGGCGCGGTCTACTTGTCCAGGACTGCTCCTGGGTTGACGGAGTATTTCGCCGGGGAGCGCATCGCCGTCATCGTCCTAGTCGTCGTGACGCTGCTGAGCGCCGCTGTCGTGGGCACACTGTTGGTGCGGACGATGCTCCGGCCGATACGCGCCCTGCGCGACCAGTCGAGAATGGTCGCGAGTGGCGGCCATTCCGAGCTTGCTCCGCTCAACCACTACGGTATGCGGGAGATTGCCGAATTGGGAGAGGCCGTCATCACCATGGCTGGTGCGCTGTCGCGGCGGAGCAAGGAAATCAGCATCTACACCAACCACGTTACCCATGAGCTCAAATCTCCGGTTACCTCGATCATGGGTGCAGCCGAGCTTCTTGAGGACGGCCACCTGTCCGATGATGCGCAGCAAAGGCTTATAGGCACCATCAAGACCCAGGGGGAGCGGATGGATCTGCTGCTCCACCAACTCCGCGACATGACAAGGTCGCGCGAGGGTATGCGCGGCGAACCTGGCCAAGCGAGGGACATGCTGCCCGAGATTGCCGGCCTCGACATCAGCCTGGCTCCCCCCGATGTGGTCCTGCCCCTGTCGGTTGCGCATGGACAAACGGTACTGGCGCACATGGCGCAGAATGCACGCCACCATCGGGCGACCAGGCTCGACCTCGATTGGGATGGACGCACTCTCCGGCTTTCAGACAATGGCGAGGGATTTGCCGATATCGATCTTGGCCGGTTGCCCGAACCGTTCTTCACCACGCGCCGGGAAGATGGGGGGACGGGCCTCGGCCTGGCCATCGTGGTGGCCATCCTGGACCTTTATGGCGCGCGGCTGACGCCGGTTGCCGCTCCGGGCGGCGCCGTTTTCGAGATCGTGTTCGACTAG
- the torR gene encoding two-component system response regulator TorR yields the protein MRVQHHIVIVEDDPVTRAKLAGYFLAEGYKVSEAGDGEQMRAIISRHPADLLMIDINLPGEDGLRLTREQRERSDVGIILVTGRTDTVDRIVGLEIGADDYVTKPVEHRELLARVKGLLRRVGKGRLPPAASGTRQFHGWTLEVARRTLQAADGTFVELTGAEFKLLSVLTANPGQVLSRERLLHEISRREWDASDRTVDVLVRRLRQKLNDNPRTPRIIVTAHGEGYFFAPDAVQPGRVAATS from the coding sequence ATGCGGGTTCAACATCACATCGTGATCGTCGAGGACGACCCGGTCACGCGGGCCAAGCTGGCCGGCTATTTCCTGGCCGAAGGCTACAAGGTCAGCGAGGCCGGCGACGGCGAACAGATGCGTGCCATCATTTCCAGGCATCCGGCCGATCTCTTGATGATCGACATCAATCTGCCGGGAGAGGACGGCCTCAGGTTGACGCGCGAGCAGCGCGAACGGTCAGACGTCGGCATCATCCTGGTCACTGGCCGGACCGACACCGTCGACCGCATTGTCGGGCTGGAGATCGGGGCCGACGACTATGTCACCAAGCCGGTCGAGCACCGCGAGCTGCTGGCCCGGGTCAAGGGCCTTCTCCGTCGAGTCGGCAAGGGCCGGCTGCCGCCGGCAGCATCGGGCACGCGGCAATTCCACGGTTGGACCCTGGAGGTGGCGCGGCGCACGCTGCAGGCCGCCGACGGCACCTTCGTCGAACTGACCGGGGCCGAGTTCAAGTTGCTTTCAGTACTGACTGCCAATCCTGGCCAGGTGCTGTCGCGGGAACGGCTGCTGCATGAGATTTCGAGGCGCGAATGGGATGCCAGCGACCGTACCGTCGACGTGCTGGTCAGGCGCCTCAGGCAGAAGCTGAACGACAATCCGCGCACGCCGCGTATCATCGTCACCGCCCATGGCGAGGGGTATTTCTTTGCGCCTGACGCCGTCCAGCCGGGCCGCGTGGCGGCGACGTCCTAG